The following coding sequences lie in one Ferrimicrobium sp. genomic window:
- the cimA gene encoding citramalate synthase gives MARIYERLTSLRTVDIYDTTLRDGSQQEGISLTVDDKLRVARQLDSLGVHYIEGGWPGANPKDAAFFARAATELNLHTARLVAFGSTRRANADVGGDPNLQALIESGVNDVCIVAKAWDYHVVHALRTSLEEALAMVRESVGFLVQHERRVLLDAEHFFDGFKDNPAFALAVLEAGATSGATTVVLCDTNGGTLPTELGAILTKVRDQVDIELGVHFHNDSGCAVANSLIAVDHGVSQIQGCLNGYGERTGNANLVPIIAALSLKQGITTIPSENLELLTSTARHIAEITNLPVPPQTPYVGASAFTHKAGLHVSAIARRSDAYEHVNPSLVGNHTRFVVSEMAGRQTLIIKAAELGLELTDDATTSLLQRLKDLEHEGYHFEVADGSLELLMRQALGWQQSFFAVESYRVATDDYRGAEILTEATVKIQIANERVIATAEGNGPVHALDQALRQALQSTYPQLTSMGLDDYKVRVLDTSRGTDAVVRVLIDFSDPEAQWTTTGVSTNIIEASFSALTEGFVLALLKTNHT, from the coding sequence TTGGCTCGAATATACGAAAGGTTAACCTCTCTGCGCACGGTTGACATCTACGACACCACGCTACGAGACGGGTCACAACAGGAGGGAATCTCCCTTACCGTTGATGACAAGCTCCGGGTTGCCCGTCAACTCGACAGCCTCGGGGTGCACTACATTGAGGGCGGCTGGCCGGGTGCCAACCCCAAAGATGCCGCCTTCTTCGCGCGTGCAGCAACCGAGCTCAACTTGCATACCGCACGACTCGTTGCCTTTGGCTCGACTCGTCGGGCTAATGCCGACGTTGGAGGCGATCCAAACCTGCAAGCCCTGATCGAGAGCGGTGTCAACGATGTCTGCATCGTGGCCAAGGCCTGGGACTACCATGTGGTGCATGCACTAAGGACCTCACTCGAGGAGGCACTAGCAATGGTGCGCGAGTCGGTCGGCTTCCTTGTCCAACATGAGCGCAGGGTTCTCCTCGATGCCGAGCATTTTTTCGATGGCTTCAAAGACAACCCTGCCTTTGCCCTCGCTGTGCTCGAAGCCGGTGCCACGAGCGGTGCCACTACCGTCGTGCTTTGTGACACCAATGGAGGCACTCTGCCGACCGAGTTGGGGGCGATCCTCACCAAGGTCAGGGATCAAGTCGATATCGAGCTTGGCGTTCACTTTCATAACGACTCTGGGTGCGCCGTCGCCAACTCGCTGATCGCGGTCGACCATGGAGTTTCGCAGATCCAAGGATGCCTGAACGGTTACGGCGAGCGAACCGGCAACGCCAATCTCGTCCCCATCATCGCCGCACTCTCACTTAAGCAAGGCATCACCACGATTCCATCCGAAAATCTTGAGCTGCTCACCTCAACAGCCCGCCATATCGCCGAGATCACCAACCTGCCGGTCCCTCCGCAAACTCCCTATGTTGGGGCGTCAGCCTTTACTCACAAAGCTGGCCTCCATGTCAGCGCCATCGCCCGCCGCAGCGATGCCTACGAGCATGTAAACCCAAGCTTGGTTGGAAACCATACGCGCTTTGTCGTATCAGAGATGGCAGGTCGCCAGACGCTGATCATCAAGGCCGCAGAGCTTGGACTCGAGCTCACCGACGATGCAACCACATCGCTACTGCAACGGCTCAAGGATCTCGAGCATGAAGGGTACCATTTTGAGGTGGCCGATGGATCACTGGAGCTCTTGATGCGTCAAGCGCTCGGCTGGCAGCAGTCATTTTTCGCCGTCGAGTCCTATCGAGTTGCCACCGATGACTACCGCGGCGCCGAAATATTGACGGAAGCTACCGTCAAGATCCAGATCGCCAACGAACGAGTGATCGCGACCGCTGAGGGCAACGGTCCGGTGCACGCCCTCGACCAAGCACTGCGCCAAGCACTCCAGTCAACCTATCCACAGCTGACGTCCATGGGGCTCGACGACTACAAAGTACGGGTCCTCGATACCTCGCGAGGCACCGATGCCGTCGTGCGGGTACTCATCGACTTCTCCGATCCAGAGGCCCAGTGGACAACCACCGGCGTATCAACCAACATCATCGAGGCGTCGTTCTCCGCGCTTACCGAGGGCTTCGTGCTGGCGCTTTTGAAAACCAACCACACATGA
- a CDS encoding branched-chain amino acid transaminase, which produces MPIQPMKYVWMNGSQVPFEDAKVHILTHALHYGYGVFEGIRAYETPRGSAVFRLTDHINRFYESAKILMMEIPYAPAELIEATKRLVADNEHASCYIRPIAYLGYGEMGLNPLTGTTDVAIATWPWGAYLGEEGLAKGIRAKISSFKRHDPNIIPPAAKTTGGYINSALAKAEAIKAGYDEAIMLSGQGYVSECTGENIFIVKDDVLITPSDASGALAGITRRTITEIASDMGIETRQAQLLRTDLYLADEMFITGTAAEVVPVASVDDRPIGTGEPGKISKELQRRYFEIVTGNDPAYDHWLEYTKG; this is translated from the coding sequence ATGCCAATACAACCGATGAAATACGTGTGGATGAATGGGTCACAAGTACCCTTTGAGGACGCCAAAGTGCATATCCTGACGCATGCCCTCCACTATGGTTACGGGGTCTTCGAAGGCATCCGAGCCTATGAAACACCCCGAGGATCAGCGGTGTTTCGCCTCACCGATCACATCAATCGCTTTTACGAGTCTGCAAAGATCCTCATGATGGAGATCCCGTATGCTCCTGCAGAGCTCATTGAAGCCACCAAGCGACTCGTCGCGGACAACGAGCATGCGTCGTGTTACATTCGACCAATCGCCTACTTGGGCTACGGGGAGATGGGGCTCAACCCACTCACTGGCACTACCGACGTCGCCATCGCCACCTGGCCATGGGGCGCCTATCTCGGTGAAGAGGGACTCGCGAAGGGAATCCGAGCCAAGATCTCCTCTTTTAAGCGCCATGATCCCAACATCATCCCACCAGCCGCCAAGACCACCGGTGGCTATATCAACTCCGCCCTCGCCAAGGCTGAAGCAATCAAGGCCGGTTATGACGAAGCGATCATGCTCTCGGGCCAGGGCTATGTCAGCGAGTGCACCGGGGAGAACATCTTCATCGTCAAAGATGATGTGCTCATCACACCATCAGATGCCTCAGGAGCGCTGGCCGGAATCACGCGTCGTACCATTACTGAGATCGCCAGCGACATGGGTATTGAGACACGTCAAGCCCAGCTCTTGCGCACCGACCTCTATCTCGCCGACGAGATGTTCATCACCGGCACCGCTGCAGAGGTCGTCCCGGTTGCCTCGGTCGATGACCGACCGATCGGAACTGGCGAACCTGGAAAGATCTCCAAAGAGCTCCAGCGCCGGTACTTCGAGATCGTGACCGGCAACGATCCGGCGTATGATCATTGGCTCGAATATACGAAAGGTTAA
- a CDS encoding 3-isopropylmalate dehydrogenase yields the protein MKHRIAVVGGDGIGPEVTNEALKVARAAGAQLETKDFDLGAAHYERTGEVLDDATLAELRSFDAILLGAIGPAIGSTTVPSGILERGLLLKIRFALDLYINQRPFLTLDPSITTTHKPVDMIVIRENTEGAYVGEGGLLRQGTPFEVATQGSVNTRNGVERAVRFAFELAQSRPRKLLTLVHKTNVLTYSGDLWYRTFAELSAEYPNVITNYNHVDAACIYFVEDPGRYDVIVTDNLFGDILTDLAAAVSQGIGYAASANINPERHGPSLFEPVHGAAHDRVGTGEANPYAAIRSAAMMLDFLGEADVAKRIEQALSVMPPPGAKTAAIGDFYGERVSK from the coding sequence ATGAAACATCGTATTGCCGTCGTCGGTGGCGACGGGATCGGTCCAGAAGTCACAAACGAGGCGCTCAAGGTTGCGCGCGCCGCTGGGGCTCAGTTGGAGACCAAAGACTTCGACCTCGGGGCCGCCCACTACGAGCGCACGGGGGAGGTGCTCGACGACGCCACCTTGGCCGAACTCAGGAGTTTCGACGCCATCCTGCTCGGTGCCATCGGTCCGGCAATCGGTTCAACGACGGTTCCTTCGGGCATCCTCGAGCGTGGTCTGCTCCTCAAAATTCGTTTTGCGCTGGACCTCTACATCAACCAGCGTCCGTTTCTCACGCTCGACCCATCGATCACCACGACACACAAGCCGGTCGACATGATCGTGATCCGAGAGAACACCGAAGGTGCCTACGTTGGCGAAGGTGGTCTGCTCCGTCAAGGTACTCCCTTTGAGGTCGCCACCCAGGGGTCGGTGAACACCCGCAACGGCGTTGAACGTGCCGTGCGCTTCGCGTTCGAACTTGCCCAGTCCAGGCCCCGCAAGCTGCTCACGCTGGTTCATAAGACCAATGTATTGACCTACTCCGGTGACCTTTGGTATCGAACGTTTGCAGAGCTATCGGCGGAGTACCCAAACGTCATCACAAACTACAACCATGTCGATGCCGCCTGCATCTACTTCGTAGAGGATCCGGGGCGATATGACGTCATCGTGACCGACAATCTCTTCGGTGACATCCTTACCGACTTAGCAGCCGCCGTATCGCAAGGGATTGGCTACGCCGCCTCGGCAAACATCAACCCCGAGAGGCATGGCCCATCGCTGTTCGAACCAGTCCATGGAGCCGCTCACGACCGCGTGGGGACCGGCGAGGCCAATCCATACGCAGCGATTCGATCAGCGGCCATGATGTTAGATTTCCTAGGCGAGGCTGACGTAGCCAAGCGAATCGAGCAAGCACTTAGCGTCATGCCGCCGCCAGGGGCGAAGACAGCAGCGATAGGTGATTTCTATGGAGAAAGGGTAAGTAAATAA
- a CDS encoding transcription elongation factor GreA translates to MTETTISQATYDALVAELQELTTTGRIEIAKAIESARALGDLSENGDYHAAKDAQGKMEARIRQLEALLESAVVVSDNGATTDTVRPGLVVALRYEDDDEVSEYFLGSIEERHSGVDVVSPTSPLGQALVGAGVGDWVQYQAPGGLLKVEVVAIRTA, encoded by the coding sequence ATGACCGAAACTACGATCTCTCAGGCGACCTACGATGCCCTGGTCGCTGAGCTGCAAGAACTGACCACAACTGGTCGCATTGAGATCGCCAAGGCTATTGAGTCGGCTCGTGCGTTGGGCGATCTAAGCGAAAACGGAGATTATCACGCCGCTAAAGATGCACAAGGCAAGATGGAGGCCCGTATCCGTCAGCTGGAAGCCCTACTCGAGAGCGCCGTCGTGGTCTCTGATAATGGCGCGACAACCGACACCGTGCGTCCTGGTCTCGTTGTGGCGCTGCGCTACGAGGACGATGATGAGGTCAGCGAGTATTTTCTTGGGTCGATTGAGGAGCGACACTCAGGGGTTGACGTCGTCTCACCCACCTCTCCACTCGGGCAGGCACTCGTTGGTGCAGGCGTTGGAGACTGGGTGCAATACCAAGCGCCGGGCGGACTCTTGAAGGTTGAGGTAGTGGCGATCCGGACTGCGTAG
- the leuC gene encoding 3-isopropylmalate dehydratase large subunit: MVVAQTLAEKVWESHLVDQGAPGESDLIYIDLHLIHEVTSPQAFDGLRMAKRRVRRPDLTVATADHNVPTEHIDRPIEDPISAKQLEVLAKNCDEFGIRYYPMGSQGQGIVHVIGPEQGLTQPGMTIVCGDSHTATHGAFGALAFGIGTSEVEHVLATQTLAQVRPKTMAVTVEGDLPEGTFAKDLILAIIGQIGTGGGIGHVIEYRGEAIRKLSMEARMTVCNMSIEAGARAGMIAPDATTVAFLAGRDFAPAGELFDEAAKAWASLATDADAVFDREVHIQASALRPQVSWGTNPSQVIEIDGVIPDPDHYALAPQREAANRALRYMGLTPGTAVRDIPVDVVFIGSCTNSRIEDLRIAARVLEGRSVAPSVRTLVVPGSRRVMEQAEVEGLDAIFRAAGAEWREPGCSMCLGMNPDQLMPGQRAASTSNRNFEGRQGRGGRTHLVSPAIAAATAIRGTFSTPHDLA; encoded by the coding sequence ATGGTAGTAGCACAGACGTTGGCTGAGAAGGTGTGGGAGTCACATCTGGTTGACCAGGGAGCACCTGGGGAGTCGGATCTAATCTACATCGACCTCCATCTCATCCATGAGGTGACATCGCCTCAGGCATTTGATGGGCTGCGTATGGCCAAACGCCGAGTCCGGCGCCCTGATCTTACCGTGGCGACAGCCGATCATAACGTACCTACCGAACACATTGATCGTCCGATTGAGGACCCCATCAGTGCCAAGCAACTCGAGGTTCTGGCAAAAAACTGTGACGAGTTTGGAATCCGATACTATCCAATGGGGTCACAGGGCCAGGGGATTGTGCACGTAATCGGCCCAGAGCAGGGGTTGACGCAGCCGGGCATGACGATCGTGTGTGGCGACTCACACACGGCGACCCATGGTGCCTTTGGTGCCCTGGCATTTGGAATCGGGACATCGGAGGTTGAGCATGTCTTGGCGACGCAGACGCTCGCGCAGGTAAGACCGAAGACCATGGCAGTGACAGTAGAGGGAGACCTTCCAGAAGGTACCTTTGCGAAGGATCTGATTCTCGCCATTATCGGTCAGATCGGCACCGGGGGTGGTATTGGGCATGTGATCGAATACCGGGGTGAAGCCATTCGCAAGCTTTCGATGGAAGCCCGTATGACTGTTTGCAACATGAGCATTGAGGCCGGGGCGAGAGCAGGGATGATCGCGCCGGATGCCACCACCGTCGCCTTCCTTGCCGGTCGTGACTTTGCGCCCGCCGGGGAGCTCTTCGATGAAGCGGCAAAGGCGTGGGCTTCGCTTGCTACAGATGCCGACGCCGTTTTTGATCGTGAAGTCCATATTCAGGCGTCGGCCCTGCGACCGCAGGTGAGTTGGGGTACCAACCCATCCCAGGTGATCGAGATCGATGGCGTCATCCCAGACCCTGACCACTACGCGCTCGCTCCCCAGCGAGAGGCAGCGAATCGTGCGCTCCGCTACATGGGCCTCACCCCGGGCACCGCGGTGCGAGATATCCCAGTGGATGTGGTGTTCATTGGGTCCTGCACAAACTCGAGGATCGAGGATCTCAGGATTGCCGCCAGGGTGCTTGAAGGTCGTTCGGTCGCCCCTTCAGTACGCACCCTCGTTGTCCCTGGGTCCCGACGGGTCATGGAACAGGCAGAGGTTGAGGGGCTTGACGCTATTTTTCGTGCAGCGGGGGCCGAATGGCGCGAGCCTGGGTGCTCGATGTGTCTCGGGATGAATCCGGATCAACTCATGCCGGGACAACGGGCGGCCTCGACCTCAAATCGGAACTTTGAGGGTCGCCAGGGGCGAGGGGGGCGCACCCATCTGGTCTCGCCAGCCATTGCCGCCGCGACCGCTATTCGTGGTACATTCAGTACGCCACATGATTTGGCCTAG